The following proteins come from a genomic window of Pleuronectes platessa chromosome 2, fPlePla1.1, whole genome shotgun sequence:
- the id1 gene encoding DNA-binding protein inhibitor ID-1 — translation MWMLLTVNIPLLTFPRGGEAWSLDYLPTSSSFLHHNPWKLTRIKMKVVGSTCALKSKVGGEDMVRCLSEQSLTISKIKIPLLDEQMSVFLQDMNNCYSKLKELVPTLPTNKKASKVEILQHVIDYIWDLQVELDEPEKSRQLMASGIARTPLTTLNAELASIAAENGCSDDRIMCR, via the exons ATGTGGATGTTGCTAACTGTCAACATTCCCTTGCTCACATTtccaagaggaggagaagcctgGTCACTCGACTATCTCCCAACATCttcttcatttctgcatcacaATCCTTGGAAACTTACACGCATCAAGATGAAGGTTGTCGGATCTACCTGCGCCCTGAAGAGCAAGGTCGGCGGAGAGGACATGGTGCGCTGCCTGTCCGAGCAGAGCTTGACCATCTCCAAGATCAAGATCCCGCTGCTGGACGAGCAGATGAGCGTCTTCCTGCAGGACATGAACAACTGCTACAGCAAGCTCAAGGAGCTGGTGCCCACGCTGCCCACGAACAAGAAGGCGAGCAAAGTTGAGATCCTGCAGCACGTCATCGACTACATCTGGGACCTGCAGGTCGAACTCGACGAGCCGGAGAAGAGCCGCCAGCTCATGGCGAGCGGCATCGCCCGCACACCGCTGACCACGCTGAACGCAGAGCTCGCTAGCATCGCAGCTGAG AATGGATGCTCAGATGACAGGATCATGTGCCGCTAA